In one window of Mercurialis annua linkage group LG4, ddMerAnnu1.2, whole genome shotgun sequence DNA:
- the LOC126677647 gene encoding uncharacterized protein LOC126677647 isoform X1, protein MEMASPSSSTLAEAEPTQPATENDKAKEKEDETEFHKTKTIQFLGRTTPVVLQNDNGPCPLLAICNILLLRNNLNLSPDIAEVSQEKLLSLVAERLIDSNSNVNNKDAGYVENQQQNIADAIDLLPRLATGIDVNIKFRRIDDFEFTRECAIFDLLDIPLYHGWIIDPQDFETAKAIGSKSYNAITGELVALDTQAMNSETKNNAEEDSVDFVAATTATLGVPSPCLSKARSFDDSPRSVSDNQSFKKGDLEEEAELLMALKLSEDGSLVSRNDTLVANDSKGFVSAPFNERTISNETFSAESLDMVKTHIEIDHGASAMSNDHNDLISLETLPGDMPCSPSMTDLSNSLGTCPGEMACSLSKPDQINFPDLSTYMESGEHSASNYITKICNAETSPDIMFHSVGENAVSTDEDYSSISRGGEMIQSPSSSTNNIHEPTVFSSGHDQAEVIDLYAPTPDSNSSSGRMHNLDVPDAFTSSVDGSEPIYEGEECILDSGTAIYEDREPMYEGEVILAEQADKNFRSNDEITPQQGELIRNFLKNNASQLTFYGLFCLQDGLKERELCVFFRNNHFSTMFKYDGELYLLATDQGYLNQPDLVWEKLNEVNGDTLFMTGNFKEFKVENHANDTWDESNAMANTADYIASIDNASQAGLDINSDLQLAIALQQQEFEQQQPQHSNVQQPTSGSSRMVTGPQVPRSSGKSSSSSTSSSRTESKSKDKCIVM, encoded by the exons ATGGAAATGGCTTCACCTTCTTCTTCTACATTAGCCGAAGCAGAACCGACTCAACCCGCCACAGAGAACGATAAGGCGAAGGAGAAAGAGGATGAGACAGAGTTTCATAAAACTAAAACGATACAGTTTTTAGGCCGTACAACGCCGGTTGTTCTTCAAAACGACAATGGACCTTGTCCTCTGCTCGCTATCT GTAATATTCTTCTTTTGCGGAACAACCTAAATTTGAGCCCAGATATAGCTGAAGTTTCACAGGAGAAACTGTTATCGCTGGTCGCAGAACGTTTGATTGATTCCAACAGTAATGTAAAT AATAAGGATGCAGGCTATGTTGAAAATCAACAGCAGAATATTGCAGATGCTATTGATTTGCTTCCACGTCTTGCAACTGGAATTGATGTAAATATAAAGTTTAGGAG GATAGATGATTTCGAGTTCACCCGAGAATGTGCCATATTTGATCTTCTTGACATTCCTTTATATCATGGTTGGATAATTGATCCCCAA GATTTTGAAACTGCTAAGGCTATTGGGTCAAAGTCTTATAATGCTATTACGGGAGAGCTTGTAGCCCTTGATACACAAGCCATGAATAGTGAAACGAAAAATAATGCTGAGGAAGATTCTGTTGATTTTGTTGCTGCTACCACCGCAACTCTGGGCGTTCCTTCTCCCTGTCTTTCTAAAGCTAGATCTTTTGATGATTCTCCGCGTTCAGTCTCTGATaatcaatcatttaaaaaagGGGAcctagaagaagaagcagagcTACTGATGGCCTTAAAATTGTCAGAGGATGGATCTCTTGTTTCTAGAAATGATACACTTGTAGCTAATGATAGCAAAGGGTTTGTATCTGCTCCTTTTAATGAACGTACAATTTCAAATGAGACTTTCTCTGCCGAATCTCTAGATATGGTGAAGACACATATTGAAATTGATCATGGTGCTAGTGCCATGAGCAATGATCATAATGATCTCATATCATTAGAAACTCTTCCAGGAGACATGCCATGTTCTCCCTCAATGACTGATCTGAGTAACTCTTTAGGAACTTGTCCTGGGGAAATGGCATGTTCTCTCTCAAAGCCTGATCAGATTAACTTTCCTGACCTGTCAACATATATGGAATCCGGAGAACACAGTGCTTCTAATTACATAACTAAGATATGTAATGCTGAGACGTCGCCGGACATAATGTTCCATTCTGTTGGAGAAAATGCTGTATCCACAGATGAAGATTATTCGAGTATTTCTCGAGGAGGTGAAATGATTCAGAGTCCATCATCCTCCACAAATAATATTCATGAACCAACAGTTTTTTCAAGTGGGCATGACCAAGCAGAAGTAATAGATTTATATGCGCCAACGCCAGATTCAAATTCGTCTAGTGGCAGAATGCATAATTTAGATGTGCCCGATGCATTTACTTCAAGTGTTGACGGCAGTGAGCCCATTTATGAAGGAGAGGAATGTATTTTAGATTCAGGAACTGCAATTTATGAAGACCGAGAGCCTATGTACGAAGGTGAGGTCATTCTTGCAGAACAGGCTGATAAAAATTTCAGGTCAAATGATGAAATCACTCCGCAGCAAG GGGAGCTTATAAGGAACTTTCTTAAGAACAATGCTAGTCAGTTGACCTTTTATGG TCTGTTTTGCTTACAAGATGGGCTTAAAGAACGTGAACTTTgtgtttttttccgtaacaatCACTTCAGCACCATGTTTAAG TATGATGGTGAACTTTATCTTTTAGCTACAGACCAAGGTTACCTGAATCAGCCTGATTTGGTCTGGGAGAAACTTAATGAG GTCAACGGAGATACATTGTTCATGACAGGCAACTTTAAAGAATTCAAGGTTGAAAATCATGCGAATGATACATGGGACGAGAGCAATGCCATGGCAAATACTGCT GATTATATTGCCAGCATTGACAATGCATCACAAGCTGGTTTGGATATAAA CTCCGATCTGCAACTAGCAATAGCTTTACAACAACAGGAGTTTGAGCAACAGCAGCCACAACACTCGAATGTACAGCAACCCACTAGTGGCAGTTCAAGAATGGTTACAGGTCCCCAG GTGCCAAGAAGCAGTGGaaaatcatcatcttcttcaactTCATCGTCCAGGACtgaatcaaaatcaaaagaCAAGTGTATTGTGATGTGA
- the LOC126677647 gene encoding uncharacterized protein LOC126677647 isoform X2, with product MEMASPSSSTLAEAEPTQPATENDKAKEKEDETEFHKTKTIQFLGRTTPVVLQNDNGPCPLLAICNILLLRNNLNLSPDIAEVSQEKLLSLVAERLIDSNSNVNNKDAGYVENQQQNIADAIDLLPRLATGIDVNIKFRRIDDFEFTRECAIFDLLDIPLYHGWIIDPQDFETAKAIGSKSYNAITGELVALDTQAMNSETKNNAEEDSVDFVAATTATLGVPSPCLSKARSFDDSPRSVSDNQSFKKGDLEEEAELLMALKLSEDGSLVSRNDTLVANDSKGFVSAPFNERTISNETFSAESLDMVKTHIEIDHGASAMSNDHNDLISLETLPGDMPCSPSMTDLSNSLGTCPGEMACSLSKPDQINFPDLSTYMESGEHSASNYITKICNAETSPDIMFHSVGENAVSTDEDYSSISRGGEMIQSPSSSTNNIHEPTVFSSGHDQAEVIDLYAPTPDSNSSSGRMHNLDVPDAFTSSVDGSEPIYEGEECILDSGTAIYEDREPMYEGEVILAEQADKNFRSNDEITPQQGELIRNFLKNNASQLTFYGLFCLQDGLKERELCVFFRNNHFSTMFKSSSIF from the exons ATGGAAATGGCTTCACCTTCTTCTTCTACATTAGCCGAAGCAGAACCGACTCAACCCGCCACAGAGAACGATAAGGCGAAGGAGAAAGAGGATGAGACAGAGTTTCATAAAACTAAAACGATACAGTTTTTAGGCCGTACAACGCCGGTTGTTCTTCAAAACGACAATGGACCTTGTCCTCTGCTCGCTATCT GTAATATTCTTCTTTTGCGGAACAACCTAAATTTGAGCCCAGATATAGCTGAAGTTTCACAGGAGAAACTGTTATCGCTGGTCGCAGAACGTTTGATTGATTCCAACAGTAATGTAAAT AATAAGGATGCAGGCTATGTTGAAAATCAACAGCAGAATATTGCAGATGCTATTGATTTGCTTCCACGTCTTGCAACTGGAATTGATGTAAATATAAAGTTTAGGAG GATAGATGATTTCGAGTTCACCCGAGAATGTGCCATATTTGATCTTCTTGACATTCCTTTATATCATGGTTGGATAATTGATCCCCAA GATTTTGAAACTGCTAAGGCTATTGGGTCAAAGTCTTATAATGCTATTACGGGAGAGCTTGTAGCCCTTGATACACAAGCCATGAATAGTGAAACGAAAAATAATGCTGAGGAAGATTCTGTTGATTTTGTTGCTGCTACCACCGCAACTCTGGGCGTTCCTTCTCCCTGTCTTTCTAAAGCTAGATCTTTTGATGATTCTCCGCGTTCAGTCTCTGATaatcaatcatttaaaaaagGGGAcctagaagaagaagcagagcTACTGATGGCCTTAAAATTGTCAGAGGATGGATCTCTTGTTTCTAGAAATGATACACTTGTAGCTAATGATAGCAAAGGGTTTGTATCTGCTCCTTTTAATGAACGTACAATTTCAAATGAGACTTTCTCTGCCGAATCTCTAGATATGGTGAAGACACATATTGAAATTGATCATGGTGCTAGTGCCATGAGCAATGATCATAATGATCTCATATCATTAGAAACTCTTCCAGGAGACATGCCATGTTCTCCCTCAATGACTGATCTGAGTAACTCTTTAGGAACTTGTCCTGGGGAAATGGCATGTTCTCTCTCAAAGCCTGATCAGATTAACTTTCCTGACCTGTCAACATATATGGAATCCGGAGAACACAGTGCTTCTAATTACATAACTAAGATATGTAATGCTGAGACGTCGCCGGACATAATGTTCCATTCTGTTGGAGAAAATGCTGTATCCACAGATGAAGATTATTCGAGTATTTCTCGAGGAGGTGAAATGATTCAGAGTCCATCATCCTCCACAAATAATATTCATGAACCAACAGTTTTTTCAAGTGGGCATGACCAAGCAGAAGTAATAGATTTATATGCGCCAACGCCAGATTCAAATTCGTCTAGTGGCAGAATGCATAATTTAGATGTGCCCGATGCATTTACTTCAAGTGTTGACGGCAGTGAGCCCATTTATGAAGGAGAGGAATGTATTTTAGATTCAGGAACTGCAATTTATGAAGACCGAGAGCCTATGTACGAAGGTGAGGTCATTCTTGCAGAACAGGCTGATAAAAATTTCAGGTCAAATGATGAAATCACTCCGCAGCAAG GGGAGCTTATAAGGAACTTTCTTAAGAACAATGCTAGTCAGTTGACCTTTTATGG TCTGTTTTGCTTACAAGATGGGCTTAAAGAACGTGAACTTTgtgtttttttccgtaacaatCACTTCAGCACCATGTTTAAG TCATCCAGTATATTTTAA